From Saccharomycodes ludwigii strain NBRC 1722 chromosome IV, whole genome shotgun sequence, one genomic window encodes:
- the CDC34 gene encoding SCF E2 ubiquitin-protein ligase catalytic subunit CDC34 (similar to Saccharomyces cerevisiae YDR054C | CDC34 | Cell Division Cycle) yields the protein MSNSRKSTAASLLLRQYRELTDPKKAIPSFHIELSDDDNIFVWNIGVMVLNEDSIYHGGYFKAQMKFPDDFPFSPPSFRFTPAIYHPNVYRDGRLCISILHQSGDPTSEEPDSETWSPVQTVESVLISIVSLLEDPNINSPANVDAAVDYRKHPDQYKQRVKMEVERSKQDIPDGFIMPNSIQDAYLSSSSIINSATSSFTTLGASGSNSGIMNNLPTAITNNNNNNNNNNSSNNSLDNNEANTDSSHIYNSHTNNNNNSKILSKQNVATQNNRKTSESFFPSCSSSKLNIASFNKTASATLDFGNIGSSGSTNSADNFWYDSDIDEEEDVDMIFYDSEEDEDDDDDYDVEDNSNDMKKKNKSLKKKNNVDNDDNESFMDKTANVVKKVAAEYNE from the coding sequence ATGAGTAATTCACGTAAAAGCACAGCCGCCTCTTTATTACTACGTCAATACAGAGAATTAACAGATCCTAAAAAAGCCATACCATCTTTCCATATCGAACTGAGTGATGACGATAATATATTTGTGTGGAATATTGGTGTCATGGTACTAAATGAAGATTCTATATACCATGGGGGTTATTTTAAGGCACAAATGAAATTCCCTGATGATTTCCCCTTTTCTCCTCCAAGTTTCAGATTTACACCAGCTATTTATCACCCAAATGTTTATAGAGATGGCAGACTATGTATTTCTATATTACATCAGAGTGGTGATCCCACAAGTGAAGAACCAGATAGTGAAACTTGGTCTCCTGTACAAACCGTAGAAAGTGTTTTGATTAGTATTGTTTCATTATTAGAAGACCCAAATATTAACTCACCAGCCAATGTTGATGCTGCTGTTGACTATAGAAAGCATCCAGATCAATATAAGCAACGAGTCAAGATGGAAGTTGAAAGGTCTAAACAAGATATCCCTGATGGTTTTATTATGCCAAATTCTATTCAAGATGCATATTTATCTTCTTCAAGCATTATTAATTCTGCTACTTCTTCTTTTACTACTTTGGGTGCTAGTGGTAGTAATTCTGGAATTATGAATAATCTCCCCACCGctattactaataataataataataataataataataatagtagtaataatagtcTCGATAATAACGAGGCTAATACTGATAGTAgtcatatttataatagtcataccaataataacaataacagtaaGATTCTATCGAAACAGAACGTAGCAACgcaaaataatagaaaaacGTCAGAGTCTTTTTTCCCCTCTTGTTCGTCctcaaaattaaatatagcaagttttaataaaactgCCTCTGCTACTTTAGATTTTGGAAATATAGGATCTAGCGGCAGTACCAATAGCGCCGATAATTTTTGGTATGATAGTGACATCGATGAGGAAGAAGATGTGGATATGATATTTTATGATAGCGAGGAAGATGAAGACgacgatgatgattatgatgTTGAAGATAATAGTAACGatatgaagaagaaaaataaatcattaaagaagaagaataatGTTGATAACGATGACAATGAAAGCTTTATGGATAAGACAGCAAATGTTGTAAAGAAAGTGGCAGCTGAATACAATGAATaa
- the SLM4 gene encoding Slm4p (similar to Saccharomyces cerevisiae YBR077C | SLM4 | Synthetic Lethal with Mss4) has product MLKASSINKLLNKLVNEPAYSPIISKNVNATNTKIKRTVYHMKSIALIDSTSGNILAYSIKKTGATTVNDNEPELSLPLMCLLVRDKYMEDSHSKKNEENDIVVYTYDLDEEWNVCCALIPGSDILVCYISRANVTANTASVNFPVGLLCLKLKVNIKNNFKSLYGYKM; this is encoded by the coding sequence ATGTTAAAAGCTTCaagtattaataaattactaAACAAGTTAGTAAATGAGCCTGCATATTCACCGATTATCAGCAAAAATGTTAATGCTACTAacacaaaaataaagcGTACCGTCTATCATATGAAAAGTATTGCGTTGATAGATAGCACATCAGGTAATATACTTGCGTActcaataaaaaagactGGAGCCACAACTGTCAACGATAATGAGCCCGAATTAAGTTTGCCTCTAATGTGTCTATTAGTGAGGGATAAATATATGGAAGATTCGCatagcaaaaaaaatgaggaAAATGATATTGTTGTCTACACTTATGATTTGGATGAAGAGTGGAATGTTTGCTGTGCATTAATACCAGGAAGTGATATCCTAGTATGTTATATAAGTCGTGCAAACGTTACTGCCAATACCGCCAGTGTAAATTTCCCTGTTGGTTTATTgtgtttaaaattaaaagttaatatcaagaataattttaaaagtcTATACGGTTATAAAATgtga